In Syngnathus typhle isolate RoL2023-S1 ecotype Sweden linkage group LG13, RoL_Styp_1.0, whole genome shotgun sequence, the sequence AAGAGACCTCGTCCTCGATGAGGATTTTGGACGTCAACTCTGCGTCTTCCATGGTTGAGAAAGGGGGAATGTAAAGATCCGGGGGAGGCGGAGCCGCCTCCTTGCCGTACTGCTCCATTTCGTACTCCTTCATTTCGAGCTGGTGGCGACGCCAGAGgtgatttttaaaaatggttttGCTAAGAGCTCTATAAGTACAAATATTACAAGAGAAAGTATCGTACTGACTGACCCGGCTTTGCTTTTTGACGACGTGTTGCGAGTGCAGGATGATGTGGCGTCGAAGTTCGTGCCAACTCGTCGCCCGGAAGTTACATTTGTCGCATTtgaagtttttcttttctttcgcgTGACTTTTTGCGTGTTGAACAAACGTGTTGGGGCAGCTCGTTCCAAACGGGCACTGAGGGCAGAAAAGCTTGGCGCCGTTATCCTCGTTCTTCCCGTCGGTCCATTTCTTCAGTTTGCCGGTTAGCGTCGATCTTTTGCCGTGGTGCGTGTTGGCGTGCTCGATGAGTACGCTACTGTGACTGAAAGACTCGCCGCATTCTCTGCAGATAAACATCTTTGGCAAATGATTGGGCCCGTCTTCGTGACTTTTCATATGGCGCTGCCAAGTCGATCTCTTTTTGAAAACGATCTTGCATTTTATGCACGGGTGGGACGCTTTTCCCTCATCGGGATGGGAATTCAGTGTGAGCGCGACACTTGGGTGGTCATCCTGCGAATGTCTCTCAGGGGCACTGCAGAGGACTTGCTTGATAGCCTTCAAGGTTCCGTTGGGATAATTTGGGACGTTCTCCACCTGGGATGTCTGCAACTTGGAGACAGTCCTTGACTGTCTGACGTTAAAAGAAATGGAGTCGGCATGGTCCTCTTTATCGGATAAAAAATCGGATAATTTGTGAGATAAATCAGAGCGGAGGTCTTCTGAGGGATCCACCATTGTGACCATGTCCATTTTGCGTTTTCTTCTGCCCTGGCTATTTAGAGAATACACTTCCTTTTTAGGCTCTTCACCAGAGCGATCGTTGTGATTCTCCCACGCAAAGTGCATGAACTCACTACGGGGGTACCAACTTAAATCATCGGATGATTTCTCAGGTGATTCGACATCAAAACCCCAAATTCCAGTCGTGTCGATTTCTTGCACTGTTTTTAACTGAGTGATGCTTTTTTCCTCATCTTTCTCGATGGTCATGCTGTTGACCTCATCGACCCGAATCGCCTCACGTGAAGACAGTCCGTTTCCCAAGCCAATTGGAGACAACATATCGGCGTTTGACAGAACATCCAGGACACTGGATTGCTTTTGGGAAGGTTTGTAAAAAGAATCATTGCAAGGGGTTGATTCTTCGGTCATTTTCACAGAATCTTGCAGGAGGATGAGGGCACTGATGTCAGGATCGGCATCTTTGTCATCTCCATCAACACCAGCCAGACATGACATTTCAGCTGCCATGacctggaaataaataaaaaaaacattatgacGTTATTCGATCACATCAATAAAATTCCTTGGACGGTTCAGATCACTTGCCACCATTTCAAAAGTCAAGGTATCAATAACCGTCTTGTCACGCATCAAGCTGTCAAAATCAATCCACAACTTatcaattatcaaattaatcaaatttaaTAACTGGAAAatagttcttttcttttttcggaGGGACTTCCAAGCAGTGCAATATCATTTTCTAAAGGTCGGAGCAGGGGGGTATCTGAACTGAACAGTAATAAATGTGTCATAACAATTGAGTAAGCCACAACCAAGCACGTAGCATCCAAAATTGTGTTAAATCACATACATTTGCATCGCCAAACGTCAGTGAATAGTGTGAAAACCCGAAACTTACGTCGTACTAGTTTATATACAGTACCGGCTCACAATGTAATTGACATCCGTTTCCAGAGAAGCGTTGCTGATtccctttgttttgtttcttcatATTTAGCTTCATATTTAGCACAAACATTCGCTTGTATTGTTGGATGCTGCTTGGCATGAGCTGCAGACCATTTCCAACAaggctaccccccccccccctcaaaaaaagaaaaacctcatTACCTAGGCTAAACTAGAGCTAATGACAAAACCCTACTCGACACGCATAGCAACGAAATGCTGGGAGGTGGGAAAAACAAGCGCACATTACCCCTCAATGGAGTAGATGGAGGCTGGAGGCGAAGAATATCGTGCATATGATCATTTCTGACTTTCGTCTTCCATCTACTTCACAGTCGCCATTTTCCGTGGTGGTCTGGTGTGGCACagatcattttttttacaaaaaactgGGTAAACGTGAATACTTCTATCTGCCCGGCGATAAAAGCAACAAACTGACCATTAGTAGCATTTCCAGCCGTGAGAAGTGGACAAAGAATTTCCAGATAAAGAGAGTGATGAGTTTAATTTAGACACGCAATACTACGAATCGGTGCATGCACCCCCGCGAAACGTACTAATGGTTTGTTCCAATAGGAGGCATAAAAATGAGTTAATGAATCTTTTTGGTGACAGATTTTTAGGAGCTTGATAATGGTTAATAAATTGATTTtaacggaggggggggggggcattggtTTGCAACAGTTTCGTAAATATTAGCTTTCAACAGTGTCTTCCAATTAAATAAAACCATTGGATTATGTAAATAAACTTTATTCTCTCATGATGAACCCTGGATGATCTATGTTGTGTGTTCAACCCagctatatatattttaattttattaaactGCTATATGGACTTTATCTTCATTATTTTATTGGTTATATGTACAGTCTTATTATTTGGTCACGTTTAATGCTGGATATCAATGAAATTCCATTATTATTGTTAGGACAATTTAGTTATGGGGCCTTTCAATAGTAGTCCTAAACATGCCTGATTTACaccctcatttaaaaaaaatccattgtaTTATTTAATATACAGATGATATAGTTAATAAAATTCAACTGCTTTCTCACTAAACACTAAACAACCGAATAATCAGTTGGACGGTGATTTTGAGTTAATCTTATTCAAACCGGCAAGACTGACGACTACTAAGATCTCCGTCAGATTCGGATAATTGTAGCATCCAAAAAAGGGAACCATTTATGAGCGGAGGTAATCAGAAAATGATAATTTAGGAAAATATATACATTGAATGTTAAGTTTAAATACATGTTTTCCCCTAATGCTTCTAAAATTGATTTAAAATGCTAACTATAGACATTCCGTACTGTTAGCATATTAGTTTATTGTTAGCATTTAGCAACGCTAATTTTCAGTCTGCTCTGAAAATTATCTGCCCTATCACCCCCCAAAGGATTATATTTACTtattagtttattattattagttgttagtatttaattatttatcatCTTATCTATTGATAGAAATAACAATGTAATTTACAATTCAAATTTCCTAATGTCTAATCTTTCTTGACTCAATAAAGGTTGAAAAGTACTGCATAAATGACCAAGATGTTGGACTCAAATGACTGCACCTTGTCCTTGGACAATCTTTTTTTTGAGAAGCCAATCGTCCACAAAGTGTGAGTACAACAAGAACGCCTTGAAACTTGCTTCCATCTCATTTATTTAAAAGGATATTGTGCCCCTTTTGGGTCGTAATCAACAGAAAGCCGCTGAACCATGAGGTCAGTCTGAGTCCACAGCAGTTGGAAGCGCCACAATCTCTTTTCCAGATTCCAGATACTCACGTTATGCAGGAAGAGGCAGAGTCTATCGCTACCGAGCACAGTAGGTTTTGTTCTAGATTAAGTTGAATTCATTTTCACTTGACTTCTGGAAACTACTTCCTAGCTGGGAAATTGACGTCCAACTATATTTAACTGGGTCTTTAACAGCCTTGAAAAACTTTTTACCTTGTAAACAAATTGGGCTAAGTTATTTTAGGAGAAATTCACATCAGTTTTTGAATTCACAGGTTTCCAACAAAGACTGAATGAAGAGTTTCAAGACAGCACCAGTACGCTCGATGACCTTTGGGAATGTCAAGGTTTTCGGGATCTCTGTCATGATCCCCGTCAAAGTAGCATAGACGCAAAAGATGACAGTCTGCAAGATACTGATGGAGGAACCACCAGCTTGAAGTATTCTTCTGTGGGTGACAGAAAAGGCCTACCTCTGCAGAGAAGGCAAGTTTCAGTCCATATTTATTGTCGCTGCACATAAGTAACCCTCACACTGGATAGCAGTTACATCTTTTTGCTATGCTCTTCTCCCGCCCCAAACAGCTTGTTCAAGGTTCCCGTGTCAAGGCGCGGAGGTGACTCGTCAAACCCAAACGACCTCTATAGTAGTCACACAGCATCTAGACCTCAAACTTTCCCCAGTcccgtctccatggcaacagcgcctcatcctcctcttcagTCACTAAGGGCGACATTTAGCCAGGCTGCTCCTCCTTCCCCCTTCCTACCCCCTCCTCTGGTCTCATCAGCAACGAGCAGGCAGAACAAGGGCACAACGAGAGCCTTGGTTGCACCCGCTGTGCgtcagccgctccacctccaaGGTGCTGTACTGCGAAAacaccttttaaaaaaaaaaacacctccaaAGATCACCCCTGCTGATTACTGTACATAAGGTCATTGCTAACGACCATGGAATTGTGCAGCCATGGTCGCAACTAGCACAGTGTGCTTGGGTTGAAATGAGGTGAACCCAAGTGAGCTCCTCTAGTAACTGTCTAGTTGGAGGTAAACATGCTCACCACTAGGTGGTAGAAAAGGgctgtttgtttatttgacagTAAATTTGAATGTCCTAtccattttgacatgaaatttgAATGGCTGGATTGTATGCATTGCAGGATCTTCAGGATCTGCCGTTTTGCGCCCAGTCTCCGAAATCCGTATCCTTTTTTTCGTTTGCTTTTTAAAAGCACAGTCAGTCTCCTACATTTAACACACTaaccatgacccccccccccgcccaaaaTAAATGTAAGAGATGGAAAACCTTCAAGGGCCTTTAAATGAAACGTTTTACTTTGAGGTTGTCATAAATTCCTGACCCAAGCTAACAGCAGAAAAATTCAGACCCGTCTTCAGCGAGTTCCCCGTTTTTAACTACGTCCAGTCTAAGGCCCTAGATGACGTAAGCATTATTTCAACCGAGTCTTTGTCGAGAAGTGCTTTTGATAATGTGGACATCTCAGATTCTCTACACAGACAAGAACTTTGTGGCATGCGCTCCTACCGGATCTGGTAAAACTGTGCTGTTTGAACTGGCCATCATCCACATGTTAATGGAGACCTCAGCGCCTTGGAGAGGCGTCAAAGCTGTATACAGTAAGTGTACATGTGCAGAATTCAGAGCAGTAGAATATCTTCATGTCAAAAAGTcattttatatctttgttttgtttttgcttgccAGTGGCCCCCATCAAAGCTCTCTGCAGTCAGTGCTTTGAGAACTGGACCAAGAAGTTTGGTCCTCTGGGGATAAGCTGCAAGGAGCTGACAGGCGACACCGAGATTGACGACTTATTTGAAATTATGAACTCCCATATCATCTTGACCACTCCAGTGTGTGACAGCAgtgcagcaggaaaaaaaaaaaaagatttagtaGAGTATGTCGTATAacgatgattatttttttacccaGGAAAAATGGGACAGCATGACAAGAAAGTGGAAGCACAACTCTCTGCTGCAGTTGGTCAGACTCTTCCTTATAGATGAGGTCCGTGTGTCCATTTTTAGTATTCTACCAAGCATCATTCAAGATGATCTTTTGGTCCACCCAGGTTCATGTAGTGAAGGATGCAACCCGTGGTGCCACTCTCGAAGTGGTAGTTAGCAGGATGAAGGCTATCCACGCCTTCAGAACAATCCAGAGTCACGACGCGGGCGTCTCGATGAGGTTCGTGGCTGTGTCGGCCACCGTACCTAATGTTTCCGACGTAAGGGCAGCCTTCTCCGTTCTCTTTTGTGACTCCCGTGGAGCTTGCTTACGACCGCTCTTCTCAACTCCTTGGGTTTAGATTGCCGACTGGTTGTCCAGCGAGAAGGGTCCGGCTACCTATCTGGCGTTGGGTGAGATCCACCGCCCGGTGAAACTGAAGAAAGTGGTGCTCGGATTCCCTTGTACCCCGAACCAAACAGAGTTCAAGTTCGACTTGTCTCTCAATTACAAGATGGCCAAAATCATACAGACCTACTCCGACCAGAAGCCTGCTTTAGTGGTGCGTGTCCTCTGAAAGTAAAGCCATCACTTTAGTCTGGTTGGGTTGGTATAGTTCTTGTTGTTCTTCTTCTATAGTTTTGCTCCACCAGAAAAGGAACCCAGCAGTCAGCTGCTGTTCTGGCAAAGGATACACGCTTTATTATGACCGTGGAACACAAGCAAAggtgtacatttaaaaaaaaaaaaacgtatatattaggtaaaaaaaaaacctttggaaGGATGTCAGATCTTCATCTCCTTGACTTCCAGGTTGATGGAATACGCACAGTCCATTCTGGATTCACAATTAAAAGGTGATCTATCAATTCACCGGGCAGTCGGATGAATGTTAACATTATGTTTGGCCTTCAGAGCTGGTGAGAGTGGGAGTCGGTTTCCACCACGCTGGAGTCGACGCATCAGACAGAAAATTGATCGAGAAGGCCTTCGCTCTCGGAGACCTGCCTGTCCTTTGTGAGACCGACCGCGCGTCACACGTGATCCCGTTTGTCTCGATGGAGCATTTATGATGCGATACTTCCATCTTGTAGTTACGACGCGCACTCTGGCCATGGGAGTGAACCTGCCTGCTCACTTGGTGGTGATCAAGTCCACCATGCAGTATGTTGCAGGCTCCTGTGAGGAGTACAGTGATTCGGACCTGCTGCAGATGATTGGCCGGGCTGGAAGACCTCAGGTAGAGTCAGAATTAGTTAGTCAAGCTTACTCCTTGGAATATTTCCCAAAAAATAGAATGGTCGCTGGATCTTCTACTACCTTGTCAATCTTCTTGTCTTAGTTTGACACATCTGCCACAGCAGTGATCATGACCAAAATGCAAACCAGAGACAAGCTTATGAAAGTCATGAATGGGATGGAGATTATCGAAAGCAGGTATTGAATTTTTCTCTGAGTGAAAGATGATACGGCAGCCTTAAAGTCaaacagcgttttttttttttttgtggatacATTTTTTGGACAAAataggaaatggaaaataagccATAAAGCGAGAGCAACAACAAAATAGAGTTTGAAATTTGTTTTGAACAGTTTGCACACTCACCTAGTAGAGCACCTGAACGCCGAGATCGTTCTCCAAACCATCAGCGACGTCAACATGGCTCTGGACTGGATACGTTCCACCTTTCTCTACATCCGAGCGCTGAAGAACCCAAAACACTATGGTTAGCTCTCTCACCGTAAGGGGGGGGATctttaaagttgttgttctcgAATAGCCATTTGTAACTCACCCCTTCAGGATTCTCTGCTAACATAGACAGATGTGGAATTGAAGCAAAACTTCAAGGTAGGccttggctcttttttttttcttttcttggacTGAATTCTTCATGGccatcctcccacattccataaTGTGAGTTTCATTGAAGACTAGCTAGGACTTTTGGATGAATGATCCATTGTGTGGATAAATGGAGATGATTCAAACCGCTTCATAGAATCTTCCTCTTTGTTACTTTGGAGGACTTTGTCATGTCAAACGATGTCACTCCGCTTCAATTTTAGAACTGTGTCTGAAGAACCTCAACTCTCTGTCTTCGATCAACCTGATCACTATGGATGAAGACATCAATATTAAACCTACAGGTAGTGTCTGGTGATGAATTATTTGCAAAGTTCTGTGTGCTCAACATGCCCCGAATGTTTCCTTTTGATTCTTTGTGTTTTCAGAGGCCGGCAGGTTGATGGCAAGGTACTGCGTTGCCTTCAATACCATGCTGCAGTACAGCAAAGTATCTGGCACGGAAAACCTCTCGGACGTGGTAGGCAATTACAATTTTGTCTTTGACGGAATTCCCATGGGTTCCAAATATCAATCGGAAATATCTCTTTGTGTAGATTAAGCTGGTGTCGAAGAGCAAAGAGTTCAGTGACATTCAGCTGAGGGTGACTGAGAAGAGGTCCTTGAATACCTTGAACCTGGACAAGAACAGAACAACCATCAGGTTCACATATCGAGACAGAGAAACATTTTCTGTTCTTCTCGCCACCGACCATATTGTGTTTCTCAGGTTTCCGATGGAAGGAAAGATCAAAAGCAATGATATGAAAGTCAACTGGTGGGTCCTTTCTCTCCCTTTAGCATACTTTGAACGGTATTCCAAGTTTGTGCTTTTCTCGCCTTGCAGCTTGATTCAAGCTCAGCTGGGGTCCATCTCAATTCAAGAGTTCGGCCTCACACAGGATACAGCCAGAATATTCCGGATCGGGATGCGCATCAGCAAGTGTACGTCAGACAAAGGAGAGACGCTTCTTTCAAAACAAACTCCAACTTGAAATGTCTTTCGACTTCAACCAGGCCTTTCCGAATACCTGAGTCAGCATTCCAAGATGGGTTTCAGTATTCTGCTCAACTCTCTGATCCTGGCCAAATGTTTCCGAGCAAAACTTTGGGAGAACTCTCCGTATGTCTCCAAACAGGTTGACAAGATCGGTGAGTCCGCCGCGAAAACACACTCGCGCAAACGGTCCACGTGGAATATTTCAAAATGTGCTTCAGGCCAAACGCTGTCAACTGCTATGGTGAATGCCGGACTCACCACCTTCAGCAAGATTGAGCAAACCAACCCGAGGGAGATTGAAATGGTCAGTCTGCTTCAAGTCCTTAtagaacatgtttttctttggacAAGATAGttcttaataataattatgaatCATATTCAGATTCTCAACAGACACCCACCATTTGGAAACCAAATCAAGGAATTTGTCCTGCACCTTCCCAAGTACGAGGTCACCTTGGAGCAGGTAAAACGTTTCAAGTTTAAGATCCCAATGAGTTGTTTTCACGCCACCGCTGCATTTGGCAGCTGCCAAGATACAGTTGCAGTACGGCAGAGATTCTCGTCAAGGTTGGCCTCAAAAACCGAGAAGTGCTGCTGAGCAAGAGAACGGCTCCGGACAGTCACTATGTTTCTCTGCTCGTTGGAGACTCTGACAACAATTGCGTCTTCCAGCAGAAATTCACGTAGGGGATTTTGGACACGTTGGAACAtcatttccaaaaaaaaaaaaaaaacctttatcTTCCCCACCCAGTGACCTGTTGCTGTTGAAGTGCAGCAGCTGGTCAAAGAAGATCGAAGTGACAAAGGCCTCGACGGGAGATGAGATCAGCGTTAATCTCATCAGTTCGGAATATGGTGACCTCGTGTTTCATTTGAACTTCACGTTCAAAAGTATCTACAATCGATCATGtgatttcttttcaattttggCTTTGACAGTTGGCCTAGACATCCAGCAGAAGTTCAACGTGTTCTACTCGGGAAAAGACAGGTCTGAGACTGCGCCTCTAAAGGGAAACGTAACATCTCGGGAGCAAGGTACGAAAAACATCAGGATTGATGAAAATCTAAAACAATAACCTCCTTTTTATTGTTGATCAAATGAAGGCAATAAAAGACAGTGCAACCATCTCTGCAAGAATAAGGAGCAGTGCGGCCATGAGTGTTGTAAGTACAGTCATTCATCATTCTATGTGTCTGAATATTATttatctgggtttttttttttttttttttactgagcaTCCGTCATCTGCCCCCAAGGTAAAAGCGGTGTGACTGTGGTCCGGAAGAAGCCGGCAGCCAAAGccaattgtttttcttcatatctGAGCGATCTGAGAAGAAGATGTGACACACTTCCACCCACTCCAGTCAAGCGACTCAAGGTGAAATAGAAAGAGATTCATTTTTGCAAGAGGATCCTCCTCACGGTGTATTTGATGCttgaattttgttttcttgttagGTGAAAATGAAGGAGAACTTTTCGGGTGTCAACATGCAGCAGTTTTTATACAATGCTAAGCAACGACAAACCAGGTGATCCTGTGAGACGATAATCAATACTCATGAAATTTAAGAGGTTTCATTTCACCGGTTATATCCTGCTTGAAGCGATGACGGATACCAGCAAAGTGCAATGATGGATCCGAGCGCAGGCAGTTCCTCCCAGTATGAGCACCATATGGACGACTTTGACAATGGTACCGATATCAGTCCTGAAATTTCTTCACATTCCTGTCATTGCAGTGTTGagtattgacaaaaacatttacACTTTTCCTTACTTTTTGTGTTTCATGTATGTTGTGTAGCCATACTTTTTTTGTATCTGGTCCTCCTTCTTTAGATGATGCCGTATTTATGGACATGCACCAAACAATGGAGAAGCCAGCCCGAGCTAATATCACACCCCGTACCCAGCAAGGTCATACATGTTAAATCTCAATCGTAAATGTCCACATTTTAGGCCAACCTCTGTGCAAAACTAATACCGTCTCTCATCTGTGTTGATGGATGTTCAGCTTCCGTTGGGTGGAGGAACGCCGAACCACATGTTGCTGTGAGTTCGAACCTCAAAGCGCTCATGAGCTCAACCAACACCGGCAACTCTACCTGGCATGTCCTGTTTCGCAGAGACCCTGGCAAGTGTCGAATCGAAACACTCGCAGCAACGATGAGACATTGTCCCAAATACCAAGTGTCAGCTTTGACCTCGGAAATGATTGGGATGACTGGAGCGACTTGGACGACGACATTGCGGTTGACACGTTTCTGACTCAAGCTCGGTCACCTAAATGCAACAAATCaggtactgttgttgttgtttgtgtgtgtgttttaaacgTTGTTAAAGCACCACAATGACATTCATGTTTGTTTATGCAGCTCATGTGGCTAAATCACCATGCCGCCCCTCTGCCATTGCAGTGAGGTAGGGTACATACACTGCAATTGTGTCCCttcaaattttatttcaagTAAAATTTTCACGAAGCTTTACTGCAGCTGCAGAGTATTTATCTTGTCGCAAATGCTATTATCCATACCTGAAATTCAGCCCAGGGGGGAAAGTTTAGTTGAATACATTTACTTTTATAttgattggtttatgtttgtaattgtatttgtttttaatttacattttgattctttttttttttccccctcagatCAATTTTCCCAAACAAACTCAACATTCCTGAGCCCTCTCCTTTTATTGCTGGAC encodes:
- the hfm1 gene encoding probable ATP-dependent DNA helicase HFM1 isoform X2, with the protein product MTKMLDSNDCTLSLDNLFFEKPIVHKVKPLNHEVSLSPQQLEAPQSLFQIPDTHVMQEEAESIATEHSFQQRLNEEFQDSTSTLDDLWECQGFRDLCHDPRQSSIDAKDDSLQDTDGGTTSLKYSSVGDRKGLPLQRSLFKVPVSRRGGDSSNPNDLYSSHTASRPQTFPSPVSMATAPHPPLQSLRATFSQAAPPSPFLPPPLVSSATSRQNKGTTRALVAPAVRQPLHLQGSSGSAVLRPVSEIPEKFRPVFSEFPVFNYVQSKALDDILYTDKNFVACAPTGSGKTVLFELAIIHMLMETSAPWRGVKAVYMAPIKALCSQCFENWTKKFGPLGISCKELTGDTEIDDLFEIMNSHIILTTPEKWDSMTRKWKHNSLLQLVRLFLIDEVHVVKDATRGATLEVVVSRMKAIHAFRTIQSHDAGVSMRFVAVSATVPNVSDIADWLSSEKGPATYLALGEIHRPVKLKKVVLGFPCTPNQTEFKFDLSLNYKMAKIIQTYSDQKPALVFCSTRKGTQQSAAVLAKDTRFIMTVEHKQRLMEYAQSILDSQLKELVRVGVGFHHAGVDASDRKLIEKAFALGDLPVLFTTRTLAMGVNLPAHLVVIKSTMQYVAGSCEEYSDSDLLQMIGRAGRPQFDTSATAVIMTKMQTRDKLMKVMNGMEIIESSLHTHLVEHLNAEIVLQTISDVNMALDWIRSTFLYIRALKNPKHYGFSANIDRCGIEAKLQELCLKNLNSLSSINLITMDEDINIKPTEAGRLMARYCVAFNTMLQYSKVSGTENLSDVIKLVSKSKEFSDIQLRVTEKRSLNTLNLDKNRTTIRFPMEGKIKSNDMKVNCLIQAQLGSISIQEFGLTQDTARIFRIGMRISKCLSEYLSQHSKMGFSILLNSLILAKCFRAKLWENSPYVSKQVDKIGQTLSTAMVNAGLTTFSKIEQTNPREIEMILNRHPPFGNQIKEFVLHLPKYEVTLEQLPRYSCSTAEILVKVGLKNREVLLSKRTAPDSHYVSLLVGDSDNNCVFQQKFTDLLLLKCSSWSKKIEVTKASTGDEISVNLISSEYVGLDIQQKFNVFYSGKDRSETAPLKGNVTSREQGNKRQCNHLCKNKEQCGHECCKSGVTVVRKKPAAKANCFSSYLSDLRRRCDTLPPTPVKRLKVKMKENFSGVNMQQFLYNAKQRQTSDDGYQQSAMMDPSAGSSSQYEHHMDDFDNDDAVFMDMHQTMEKPARANITPRTQQASVGWRNAEPHVARPWQVSNRNTRSNDETLSQIPSVSFDLGNDWDDWSDLDDDIAVDTFLTQARSPKCNKSAHVAKSPCRPSAIAVRSIFPNKLNIPEPSPFIAGQLNQTKNPGMFGAGIATKSPDRKTTSNIAAPPPQIFKFFSPMGVLLDAVATDCGNSKEEEAFLGIFDGIF
- the hfm1 gene encoding probable ATP-dependent DNA helicase HFM1 isoform X1 — its product is MTKMLDSNDCTLSLDNLFFEKPIVHKVKPLNHEVSLSPQQLEAPQSLFQIPDTHVMQEEAESIATEHSFQQRLNEEFQDSTSTLDDLWECQGFRDLCHDPRQSSIDAKDDSLQDTDGGTTSLKYSSVGDRKGLPLQRSLFKVPVSRRGGDSSNPNDLYSSHTASRPQTFPSPVSMATAPHPPLQSLRATFSQAAPPSPFLPPPLVSSATSRQNKGTTRALVAPAVRQPLHLQGSSGSAVLRPVSEIPEKFRPVFSEFPVFNYVQSKALDDILYTDKNFVACAPTGSGKTVLFELAIIHMLMETSAPWRGVKAVYMAPIKALCSQCFENWTKKFGPLGISCKELTGDTEIDDLFEIMNSHIILTTPEKWDSMTRKWKHNSLLQLVRLFLIDEVHVVKDATRGATLEVVVSRMKAIHAFRTIQSHDAGVSMRFVAVSATVPNVSDIADWLSSEKGPATYLALGEIHRPVKLKKVVLGFPCTPNQTEFKFDLSLNYKMAKIIQTYSDQKPALVFCSTRKGTQQSAAVLAKDTRFIMTVEHKQRLMEYAQSILDSQLKELVRVGVGFHHAGVDASDRKLIEKAFALGDLPVLFTTRTLAMGVNLPAHLVVIKSTMQYVAGSCEEYSDSDLLQMIGRAGRPQFDTSATAVIMTKMQTRDKLMKVMNGMEIIESSLHTHLVEHLNAEIVLQTISDVNMALDWIRSTFLYIRALKNPKHYGFSANIDRCGIEAKLQELCLKNLNSLSSINLITMDEDINIKPTEAGRLMARYCVAFNTMLQYSKVSGTENLSDVIKLVSKSKEFSDIQLRVTEKRSLNTLNLDKNRTTIRFPMEGKIKSNDMKVNWWVLSLPLAYFERYSKFVLFSPCSLIQAQLGSISIQEFGLTQDTARIFRIGMRISKCLSEYLSQHSKMGFSILLNSLILAKCFRAKLWENSPYVSKQVDKIGQTLSTAMVNAGLTTFSKIEQTNPREIEMILNRHPPFGNQIKEFVLHLPKYEVTLEQLPRYSCSTAEILVKVGLKNREVLLSKRTAPDSHYVSLLVGDSDNNCVFQQKFTDLLLLKCSSWSKKIEVTKASTGDEISVNLISSEYVGLDIQQKFNVFYSGKDRSETAPLKGNVTSREQGNKRQCNHLCKNKEQCGHECCKSGVTVVRKKPAAKANCFSSYLSDLRRRCDTLPPTPVKRLKVKMKENFSGVNMQQFLYNAKQRQTSDDGYQQSAMMDPSAGSSSQYEHHMDDFDNDDAVFMDMHQTMEKPARANITPRTQQASVGWRNAEPHVARPWQVSNRNTRSNDETLSQIPSVSFDLGNDWDDWSDLDDDIAVDTFLTQARSPKCNKSAHVAKSPCRPSAIAVRSIFPNKLNIPEPSPFIAGQLNQTKNPGMFGAGIATKSPDRKTTSNIAAPPPQIFKFFSPMGVLLDAVATDCGNSKEEEAFLGIFDGIF
- the hfm1 gene encoding probable ATP-dependent DNA helicase HFM1 isoform X3 — encoded protein: MLMETSAPWRGVKAVYMAPIKALCSQCFENWTKKFGPLGISCKELTGDTEIDDLFEIMNSHIILTTPEKWDSMTRKWKHNSLLQLVRLFLIDEVHVVKDATRGATLEVVVSRMKAIHAFRTIQSHDAGVSMRFVAVSATVPNVSDIADWLSSEKGPATYLALGEIHRPVKLKKVVLGFPCTPNQTEFKFDLSLNYKMAKIIQTYSDQKPALVFCSTRKGTQQSAAVLAKDTRFIMTVEHKQRLMEYAQSILDSQLKELVRVGVGFHHAGVDASDRKLIEKAFALGDLPVLFTTRTLAMGVNLPAHLVVIKSTMQYVAGSCEEYSDSDLLQMIGRAGRPQFDTSATAVIMTKMQTRDKLMKVMNGMEIIESSLHTHLVEHLNAEIVLQTISDVNMALDWIRSTFLYIRALKNPKHYGFSANIDRCGIEAKLQELCLKNLNSLSSINLITMDEDINIKPTEAGRLMARYCVAFNTMLQYSKVSGTENLSDVIKLVSKSKEFSDIQLRVTEKRSLNTLNLDKNRTTIRFPMEGKIKSNDMKVNWWVLSLPLAYFERYSKFVLFSPCSLIQAQLGSISIQEFGLTQDTARIFRIGMRISKCLSEYLSQHSKMGFSILLNSLILAKCFRAKLWENSPYVSKQVDKIGQTLSTAMVNAGLTTFSKIEQTNPREIEMILNRHPPFGNQIKEFVLHLPKYEVTLEQLPRYSCSTAEILVKVGLKNREVLLSKRTAPDSHYVSLLVGDSDNNCVFQQKFTDLLLLKCSSWSKKIEVTKASTGDEISVNLISSEYVGLDIQQKFNVFYSGKDRSETAPLKGNVTSREQGNKRQCNHLCKNKEQCGHECCKSGVTVVRKKPAAKANCFSSYLSDLRRRCDTLPPTPVKRLKVKMKENFSGVNMQQFLYNAKQRQTSDDGYQQSAMMDPSAGSSSQYEHHMDDFDNDDAVFMDMHQTMEKPARANITPRTQQASVGWRNAEPHVARPWQVSNRNTRSNDETLSQIPSVSFDLGNDWDDWSDLDDDIAVDTFLTQARSPKCNKSAHVAKSPCRPSAIAVRSIFPNKLNIPEPSPFIAGQLNQTKNPGMFGAGIATKSPDRKTTSNIAAPPPQIFKFFSPMGVLLDAVATDCGNSKEEEAFLGIFDGIF